In Argiope bruennichi chromosome X1, qqArgBrue1.1, whole genome shotgun sequence, a single window of DNA contains:
- the LOC129958614 gene encoding short transient receptor potential channel 4-like isoform X2, which yields MFEFLLHELKISNLHYYCAMLSAVLENDVYILEILFNRIEETENVKQCLQCLVGGGPECLRYLPEVASSNLTPLMVAALEGNIEITKMFLERGYLVKKPHSPNCICETCCTNRAKTGETLTESMSRINTYRTLASPTYLILTTCDPILAAFQLSYDLERLSCNLPEHQKEYKELSRKCSNFAADLLDECRTTEEVKTLLSQRLGCPDTRPEMLNRFVTAVHYGQKQFVTHPNCQQVLRSIWVEGLPWYSWTSRMRVLHVIKHSLLMPIICIAYAFAPNAKKLEALNIPINRFIYFTSSYCVFLLLLLMTLLCDRFSGSFQALVTESLVGLWILGFFLDILLKCWNGCNRGIGTWYKTYSYDFIMSLLFVISELIFVMNLTGELSGPKDRRDMSGYDPVLVGDAIYAIASIMAFCRLIIWCKLNCKLGPLTVSFKHMLGDVARFFVLFSVIVISFSIGMNSIYKYYENSEQCSRGGDYYHHGNEFQTLFQTGNNLFWAIFGKGEPHFADIYNCQNKTNGEVSMDEIIIDENRHYFTEAVGYGMWGMYHFIACLVILNMLIGMMAESYQRVQENADMEWKFACSTLWLSVFDVSCLVPPPFNLLPSIQWFMTQYKWMKTVGKGEKYSAYLTPSEKKECYIKHEKERLEKKCEDEKYEKLMVQLIRRYLHSNGLKESAVTSTSGHRCCWKRQNDKKRSKSAKEDNPEQIN from the exons aattgagGAAACAGAGAACGTCAAACAATGTCTGCAGTGTTTAGTAGGTGGTGGACCTGAGTGCTTGCGTTACCTTCCAGAAGTTGCCTCTTCGAACTTAACTCCGTTGATGGTAGCTGCGCTTGAAGGAAacattgaaataacaaaaatgtttctaGAAAGAGGTTATCTGGTGAAAAAGCCTCATTCTCCCAACT GTATATGTGAAACATGCTGCACTAATCGAGCGAAAACAGGTGAAACTCTAACGGAATCGATGAGCAGGATCAACACATATCGTACTTTGGCCAGTCCAACTTATCTCATCCTGACAACCTGCGATCCAATTCTTGCTGCTTTTCAACTAAGTTATGACTTAGAAAGATTATCATGTAACTTACCAGAGCATCAG AAAGAGTACAAAGAATTAAGTCGTAAATGTTCCAACTTTGCCGCAGACCTGCTGGACGAATGCCGAACAACTGAGGAAGTAAAGACGTTGCTTTCTCAAAGGCTGGGTTGTCCTGATACCAGACCTGAAATGTTGAATCGGTTTGTTACAGCTGTACATTACGGGCAAAAGCAA tttGTAACTCATCCAAACTGCCAACAAGTCTTGAGATCGATTTGGGTTGAAGGACTTCCGTGGTACAGCTGGACATCACGAATGCGAGTGCTACATGTTATCAAACATTCTTTGCTGATGCCTATAATTTGCATTGCATATGCATTTGCACCAAACGCGAAAAAGCTTGAAGCCTTGAACATTCCAATAAACAGATTCATCTATTTTACATCATCATATTGCGTGTTTCTACTCTTATTACTCATGACTTTATTATGTGacag attcaGCGGTTCATTTCAAGCTTTAGTAACGGAATCATTAGTCGGTCTATGGATTCTAGGATTTTTCCTCGACATCTTACTGAAATGCTGGAACGGCTGCAATCGAGGCATAGGAACTTGGTACAAAACCTATAGTTACGACTTCATCATGTCACTCCTATTCGTTATTTCGGAATTAATCTTTGTGATGAATCTAACAGGAGAATTAAGTGGACCAAAAGATAGAAGAGATATGTCTGGCTATGATCCAGTTCTGGTTGGAGATGCTATTTATGCGATTGCATCCATAATGGCATTTTGTCGATTGATAATATGGTGCAAGCTGAATTGTAAGCTTGGACCTCTAACAGTTTCTTTTAAACATATGCTTGGAGACGTGGCTCGTTTCTTCGTCCTTTTCTCCGTTAttgtcatttctttttcaattggCATGAATTCTATATATAAGTACTACGAAAATTCGGAACAGTGCTCAAGAGGTGGCGATTATTATCATCATGGAAATGAATTTCAAAC GTTGTTTCAAACAGGCAATAATCTTTTTTGGGCAATTTTTGGCAAAGGTGAACCTCATTTCGCGGATATCTATAACtgccaaaataaaacaaatgggGAAGTGTCAATGGATGAAATAATCATTGATGAAAACAGACATTACTTCACAGAAGCTGTTGGATACGGAATGTGGGGAATGTACCACTTTATTGCTTGTCTAGTAATTCTGAATATGCTAATCGGAATGATGGCAGAAAGCTACCAGCGAGTTCAA GAAAATGCTGATATGGAGTGGAAATTTGCTTGTTCAACTCTTTGGTTAAGTGTATTTGACGTTAGCTGTTTGGTGCCTCCTCCTTTTAATCTTCTGCCGTCAATACAATGGTTCATGACTCAATACAAATGGATGAAAACTGTaggaaaaggagaaaaatattctgcatatttaACACCATCAGAAAAg aaagaatgctacattaaacatgaaaaagaaaGGTTAGAAAAAAAGTGCGAAGATGAAAAATACGAG AAACTAATGGTGCAGCTAATTAGGCGTTACTTGCACTCAAATGGTTTAAAGGAATCGGCTGTGACATCTACCTCAGGTCATCGTTGCTGCTGGAAAAGACAAAATGACAAGAAGAGAAGTAAGTCAGCGAAAGAGGATAACCCTGAACAAATCAACTga